The sequence GGTCGCGGTCCAGACCCAGGACATGCCCGCCGAGTCGGCCCCGCAGGTGACCGACGCGGACGCGGAGGCCGGGGCCACCGCCGGGGCGGCGACGGACGGCCCGGCCGAGGCGGAGGGCACGCCCGCGCCCGAGGCCGAGCGCCCGAAGCTGACCCGGCTCTCCGTCGAGCAGCTCCGCGAGCGCTACCTCGAGGTCGTCGGCCGGCCCACGGGCAGCACCGACCGCCGCTACCTCATCTGGAAGATCCGCCAGGCCGAGCGGGGGCTCATCCCGGTCGGCCCGCGCCGCCGGCGCGAGGGACCGCCGCCCGTCTACAAGGTGCTGCCGATCCGCCTCGAGGCCGACACCGTGGCCCGGCTGGACGAGGCCTGGCGCCGCCAGGGCCTCAAGAGCCGCATGGAGCTGTTCCGCCGGGCGCTGCACGACTACCTCGCCGCCCACGGCGAGGACGGCGTCGCCGCGCTCTTCGCCCCGGAGGGGGTGTGACGTGGACGGCTCCATCGACAAGCGGCAGCTCATCCAGTGGCTCGAGGCTACGGCGGCCCGGACCACCGGGCGAAGGTACCAGGTGCGCTGGGACGCTCTCGACGTCGGGAGCCTGCGCGAGCTGCAGCGCCTGCTGCGCGACCTCGAGACCGAGCGGCAGCGGGCCGTGCAGCAGGCCCGGCTCATGCCTTGGCGGCTCCCGTAGGCCGGCCGGACCGCCGGCCCTCGTGCCCGCCCCGGGGCGGCACCGGCCCGCGCGCCGGGCGCTCCGGGGCCCGGCGCGGCCCGTAACCCCCGGAACCTTCGGATCATTCCAACCCCTCGAAAAAGAAGAACTTTTTCGTCGATTCGGCCTGGACTTCCTCGCCGGAGAGCGCCTGTATGTCCTCGCGATGACGATGACGCAACCGCCTGAAACACAAGGAGAAACGGCGATGAGGACGCTCCACTTCGGCATCGAGATCGGGACCATCGGCCAGACGCGCGAGAAGGTCGCCCGCACCATCCAGCGGGTGGTCGGCGGCACCGTCCGCCACGTCGGCACGCCCTTCTGCTACGACCCCTGGCACGTCGTCGACGCCCGCGGCCGCACCTGGCGCGTGGTGGCCGACAGCAGCCTCAGCGCCCCGAAGCACCTGCAGGCCGAGGTGGTCAGCCCGGTCCTCGCCTACGAGGACATCCCCGAGCTGCAGGAGGTCGTCCGGGCCGTCCGCCGCGCCGGCGCCAAGGTGGACGGCTCCTGCGGGCTG is a genomic window of Acidobacteriota bacterium containing:
- a CDS encoding ribbon-helix-helix protein, CopG family — translated: MTTTVTQIETATDLEALRLPELQARYAEVLGEETRCPNRRYLIRRITEALEARAAESEAETAGESEVAVQTQDMPAESAPQVTDADAEAGATAGAATDGPAEAEGTPAPEAERPKLTRLSVEQLRERYLEVVGRPTGSTDRRYLIWKIRQAERGLIPVGPRRRREGPPPVYKVLPIRLEADTVARLDEAWRRQGLKSRMELFRRALHDYLAAHGEDGVAALFAPEGV